The Priestia megaterium NBRC 15308 = ATCC 14581 region TCAATAGGCGAAGTTGGTGTCGTCATTGCAACAGCTCAGTATATGGCGGGAGAAGGAAGACGTTTGTTTGGCGAAATAGTGCCTGCTGGCTTTCCTGACCGAGATATAAAAATGGTTCGCGAACCGCTTGGAGTTGTAGCATGTATTACACCTTGGAACTTTCCTGTTTCTCTCGCTTCTTATAAAGTGTTTGCCGCTTTAATCGCTGGCAATACCGTTGTCTGGAAGCCGGCTTCAGAAGTGGCGCTCTCAGCGAAGATTTTTATGGAAGTATTGCACGCTGCGGGGCTTCCAAAAGGAACAATTAATTTGCTTACGGGATCGGGCAGAATCGTTGGACAAAAGCTTGCTACGCACTCTGAAGTGAAAATCATCTCATTTACAGGTTCTACGGAAGTTGGTCAGCAGTTAGCAGAAATGAGCAGCAAAACCTTAAAACGAATTTCTTTAGAGCTAGGAGGAAAAAACGCGGTTATCGTATTAAAGGATGCCGATCTGGATAAAGCAGCAGAAGGAATTGTTAAATCAGCATTTACGACAACGGGGCAGCGCTGTACCGCAGCTAGCAGAGTCATCGTGGATCGTTCAGTAAAAGAAGAGCTGTTGAAAAAAGTAATAGCTCTTACAGAAGAAATGAAGATTGGAAATGGTCTTGATGAAGGGGTTGTGATAGGACCGCTTGTTAATGAACAGCAGTGTCGTTTAGTAGAAGATTACGTACAAAAAGCGTTAGAAGAAGGCGGGAATATTGCGCTTGGAGGTCGTGCTTTATCAGAATTAGGGGCTTGTTATTACATGCCTACAATCATCGATAACGTCCATTCGAATCACACAATTGCTCAAGAAGAGATTTTTGGCCCCGTGCTTGCTTTTATTGAAGTAAATGGCTATGAAGAAGCAATGAGCGTCAATAATGGAACGATGTACGGACTTTCCACTTCTATTTATACAAGAAGCTTACATTATGCCAGCCGAGCGGCGAAAGACGCTGTTAGCGGATTAGTCTATATCAATAACGGAACATCTAATGCTGAAATGGGAGTAGCATTCGGAGGAATGAAAATGTCTGGCAACGGCCACAGAGAAGTTTCTCATCATGCATTTGATGTAATGACAGAATGGAAGTCTGTCTACACCAACTATTAATCTCGCACCTTAGCGAAAAGGAGGAGCACATGTCTTCATATCGCATTGGCATTGCCTTTTTTTATCATGAATCTCACAGCTTTAGTCCGTTAAAAACAGAAATAGAACAGTTTGT contains the following coding sequences:
- a CDS encoding aldehyde dehydrogenase family protein, coding for MSQTKTELLQGNLYINGEWVSEEEQTYFESINPATQELVGTCAAATASQVDAAVNAASTAYSYWKNTSIPERAAFLTKAASLFEDRKEELAQVMTKEMGKPLTESIGEVGVVIATAQYMAGEGRRLFGEIVPAGFPDRDIKMVREPLGVVACITPWNFPVSLASYKVFAALIAGNTVVWKPASEVALSAKIFMEVLHAAGLPKGTINLLTGSGRIVGQKLATHSEVKIISFTGSTEVGQQLAEMSSKTLKRISLELGGKNAVIVLKDADLDKAAEGIVKSAFTTTGQRCTAASRVIVDRSVKEELLKKVIALTEEMKIGNGLDEGVVIGPLVNEQQCRLVEDYVQKALEEGGNIALGGRALSELGACYYMPTIIDNVHSNHTIAQEEIFGPVLAFIEVNGYEEAMSVNNGTMYGLSTSIYTRSLHYASRAAKDAVSGLVYINNGTSNAEMGVAFGGMKMSGNGHREVSHHAFDVMTEWKSVYTNY